In one Hippocampus zosterae strain Florida chromosome 10, ASM2543408v3, whole genome shotgun sequence genomic region, the following are encoded:
- the rcbtb2 gene encoding RCC1 and BTB domain-containing protein 2, translating into MLDVGKWPVFALLPPEELGLIRQACVFGSGANEALYVTVNDEVFGLGTNCSSCLGLGDLQSTIEPRRIDVLCGKKIVSLSYGTGPHVVIATSEGEVYAWGHNGYSQLGNGTTVHGLIPALVSTNLQNKRVTEVACGSHHTIALTTEGEVYAWGYNNSGQVGSGSTANQPTPRRVSSCLQNKVVVNIACGQLCSMAVLDNGEIYGWGYNCNGQLGLGNTGNQQTPCRVAALQGVKVVQVACGYAHTLALTDDGFVYSWGANSYGQLGTGNKNNYSLATLISTDKERIVEVAACHTSHTSAAKTQSGQVLMWGQCRGQVVTNPHVTHFSCTDDVFACFATPAVTWHLLTVDGDEYLTVAQSLKKEFDSPEISDLKFLVDGKCIHVHKALLKIRCEYFRVLLNETDEDTIEIHQFPFLVYRAFLEYLYTDSINLPPEDAVGLLDLATFYRESRLKRLCQETIKRGITEENAITLLSAAVKYEARDLEEFCFKFCINHLTSVTQTQAFAEMDHDLLKNFIGKASRHGAFRN; encoded by the exons GTCTTTGGTCTGGGCACCAACTGTAGCAGCTGCTTAGGCCTTGGTGACCTGCAGAGCACCATCGAGCCGCGCAGGATCGATGTCCTCTGCGGGAAGAAGATCGTGTCCCTTAGCTACGGAACCGGACCGCACGTGGTCATCGCCACTTCGG AGGGCGAGGTGTATGCATGGGGCCACAACGGCTACAGTCAGCTGGGCAACGGGACCACCGTCCATGGGCTCATCCCCGCCTTGGTCTCCACCAACCTGCAGAACAAGAGGGTTACCGAAGTAGCCTGTGGCTCCCACCACACTATTGCCCTTACCACAGAAGGAGAG GTGTACGCGTGGGGCTACAACAACTCAGGCCAGGTGGGATCAGGGTCCACCGCCAACCAACCCACGCCGCGCCGGGTCAGCAGTTGCCTGCAGAACAAAGTGGTGGTCAACATAGCCTGTGGGCAACTGTGCTCCATGGCTGTGTTGGACAACGGCGAG ATTTACGGTTGGGGCTACAACTGCAACGGTCAGCTAGGTCTGGGCAATACCGGCAACCAGCAGACGCCGTGCAGGGTTGCAGCTCTTCAGGGAGTCAAGGTTGTCCAG GTGGCTTGCGGCTACGCGCACACGTTAGCGCTCACGGACGATGGCTTTGTTTACAGCTGGGGAGCAAACTCCTATGGCCAGCTGGGCACGGGCAATAAAAACAATTACTCACTCGCCACGCTGATCAGCACCGACAAGGAGAG GATCGTGGAGGTGGCGGCGTGCCACACCAGCCACACGTCCGCCGCCAAGACGCAGAGCGGGCAGGTGCTGATGTGGGGACAGTGCCGCGGGCAGGTGGTGACCAACCCGCACGTCACGCATTTCAGCTGCACCGACGACGTCTTTGCCTGCTTCGCCACGCCCGCCGTCACGTGGCACCTTCTAACTGTTG ACGGCGACGAATACCTGACTGTCGCACAGTCACTAAAAAAGGAGTTTGACAGCCCTGAGATTTCCGATCTGAAGTTCCTCGTGGACGGAAAGTGCATTCATGTGCACAAAGCGCTGCTAAAAATAAG GTGCGAATATTTCCGCGTGCTGCTAAACGAAACAGACGAGGACACCATCGAAATCCACCAGTTTCCCTTTCTGGTGTATCGTGCCTTCCTGGAGTACCTCTACACCGATTCCATCAACTTGCCACCAGAGGACGCTGTGG GCCTGCTGGACCTGGCCACCTTCTACCGGGAAAGCAGGCTCAAGAGGCTGTGCCAGGAGACCATCAAGAGGGGCATCACCGAGGAGAACGCCATCACCCTGCTCTCGGCCGCCGTCAAGTACGAAGCCCGG GACCTGGAGGAGTTCTGTTTCAAGTTCTGCATCAACCACCTGACATCAGTCACACAGACCCAGGCCTTCGCCGAGATGGACCACGACCTGCTCAAAAACTTTATCGGCAAAGCCAGTCGCCATGGGGCCTTTAGAAACTGA
- the lpar6a gene encoding lysophosphatidic acid receptor 6a isoform X1, protein METATLNAAPPPGWGNVSAGNWSCSKNDGFKYPLYSTVFSVVFVVGLITNAVAIYIFTCSLKLRNETTTYMMNLVASDLLFVFTLPLRVFYFINGSWPFGSVLCKVSVSLFYTNMYGSILFLTCISVDRFLAIVHPFRSRTLRTQRNAKLVCAAVWALVLSGSLPTGFLLDTTSRQRANATATATFCFENFSSSQWKSHLSKVVIFIETVGFVIPLLLNVGCSVRVLQTLRRPHKVSRGGGGGKLNKTKILRMIAVHLTTFCFCFIPYNVNLVFYSLVRTKTLKGCLAESVVRTIYPVALCIAVSNCCFDPIVYYFTSETIQNSIKRKSPAGRTCDGKFSEALRSDSGSDLQCSLRNLKAKMLHESSV, encoded by the coding sequence ATGGAAACGGCGACGTTAAACGCCGCCCCGCCGCCGGGATGGGGCAACGTCTCGGCGGGCAACTGGAGCTGCAGCAAGAACGACGGCTTCAAGTACCCGCTGTACAGCACGGTGTTCAGCGTGGTGTTCGTGGTGGGCCTGATCACCAACGCGGTGGCCATCTACATCTTCACCTGCTCGCTCAAGCTGCGCAACGAGACCACCACGTACATGATGAACCTGGTGGCGTCCGATCTGCTCTTCGTCTTCACGCTGCCGCTGCGCGTCTTCTACTTCATCAACGGCAGCTGGCCCTTCGGCAGCGTGCTGTGCAAGGTGTCCGTGTCGCTCTTCTACACCAACATGTACGGCAGCATCCTCTTCCTGACGTGCATCAGCGTGGATCGCTTCCTGGCCATCGTGCACCCCTTCCGCTCGCGGACGCTGCGCACCCAGCGCAACGCCAAGCTGGTGTGCGCCGCCGTGTGGGCCCTGGTGCTGTCGGGCAGCCTGCCCACGGGCTTCCTGTTGGACACCACGTCGCGGCAGCGCGCCAAcgccaccgccaccgccacTTTTTGCTTCGAGAACTTCTCCTCCAGCCAGTGGAAGTCGCACCTGTCCAAGGTGGTCATCTTCATCGAGACGGTGGGCTTCGTCATCCCGCTGCTGCTCAACGTGGGCTGCTCGGTCAGGGTGCTGCAGACTCTGCGCCGCCCCCACAAGGTGAgcaggggcggcggcggcggcaagctGAACAAGACCAAGATCCTCCGCATGATCGCCGTGCACCTCACCACCTTCTGCTTCTGCTTCATCCCTTACAACGTCAACCTGGTCTTCTACTCGCTGGTGCGCACCAAGACGCTGAAGGGCTGCTTGGCCGAGTCGGTGGTGCGCACCATCTACCCGGTGGCGCTGTGCATCGCCGTCTCCAACTGCTGCTTTGACCCCATCGTCTACTACTTCACCTCGGAGACCATCCAGAACTCCATCAAGAGAAAGTCGCCGGCGGGGCGGACGTGCGACGGCAAGTTCTCCGAGGCGCTCCGCTCGGACTCCGGCTCCGACTTGCAGTGCAGCTTGAGGAACCTCAAAGCCAAGATGCTGCACGAGTCCTCGGTGTGA
- the lpar6a gene encoding lysophosphatidic acid receptor 6a isoform X2 → METATLNAAPPPGWGNVSAGNWSCSKNDGFKYPLYSTVFSVVFVVGLITNAVAIYIFTCSLKLRNETTTYMMNLVASDLLFVFTLPLRVFYFINGSWPFGSVLCKVSVSLFYTNMYGSILFLTCISVDRFLAIVHPFRSRTLRTQRNAKLVCAAVWALVLSGSLPTGFLLDTTSRQRANATATATFCFENFSSSQWKSHLSKVVIFIETVGFVIPLLLNVGCSVRVLQTLRRPHKTLKGCLAESVVRTIYPVALCIAVSNCCFDPIVYYFTSETIQNSIKRKSPAGRTCDGKFSEALRSDSGSDLQCSLRNLKAKMLHESSV, encoded by the exons ATGGAAACGGCGACGTTAAACGCCGCCCCGCCGCCGGGATGGGGCAACGTCTCGGCGGGCAACTGGAGCTGCAGCAAGAACGACGGCTTCAAGTACCCGCTGTACAGCACGGTGTTCAGCGTGGTGTTCGTGGTGGGCCTGATCACCAACGCGGTGGCCATCTACATCTTCACCTGCTCGCTCAAGCTGCGCAACGAGACCACCACGTACATGATGAACCTGGTGGCGTCCGATCTGCTCTTCGTCTTCACGCTGCCGCTGCGCGTCTTCTACTTCATCAACGGCAGCTGGCCCTTCGGCAGCGTGCTGTGCAAGGTGTCCGTGTCGCTCTTCTACACCAACATGTACGGCAGCATCCTCTTCCTGACGTGCATCAGCGTGGATCGCTTCCTGGCCATCGTGCACCCCTTCCGCTCGCGGACGCTGCGCACCCAGCGCAACGCCAAGCTGGTGTGCGCCGCCGTGTGGGCCCTGGTGCTGTCGGGCAGCCTGCCCACGGGCTTCCTGTTGGACACCACGTCGCGGCAGCGCGCCAAcgccaccgccaccgccacTTTTTGCTTCGAGAACTTCTCCTCCAGCCAGTGGAAGTCGCACCTGTCCAAGGTGGTCATCTTCATCGAGACGGTGGGCTTCGTCATCCCGCTGCTGCTCAACGTGGGCTGCTCGGTCAGGGTGCTGCAGACTCTGCGCCGCCCCCACAAG ACGCTGAAGGGCTGCTTGGCCGAGTCGGTGGTGCGCACCATCTACCCGGTGGCGCTGTGCATCGCCGTCTCCAACTGCTGCTTTGACCCCATCGTCTACTACTTCACCTCGGAGACCATCCAGAACTCCATCAAGAGAAAGTCGCCGGCGGGGCGGACGTGCGACGGCAAGTTCTCCGAGGCGCTCCGCTCGGACTCCGGCTCCGACTTGCAGTGCAGCTTGAGGAACCTCAAAGCCAAGATGCTGCACGAGTCCTCGGTGTGA
- the nek3 gene encoding LOW QUALITY PROTEIN: serine/threonine-protein kinase Nek3 (The sequence of the model RefSeq protein was modified relative to this genomic sequence to represent the inferred CDS: substituted 1 base at 1 genomic stop codon): MESYSVHKVIGEGSFGRALLVQSKKTQEKYVLKEIQLPKNASKLEKSRREAVLLSTMKHENIVAFREAFEADDLLCIVMEYCSGGDILHRIRQQKTKQFCIDNILKWFAQMCAGAKHIHDKRILHXDLKSKNIFLTGNGTVKLGDFGSACVLNCPKAYAHTYVGTPYYVAPEIWENKPYNNKSDVWSLGCVLYELCTLRHPFQAPSWKSLILKVCRGAYPPLPGHLPHELRLLLKQMFKTDPRDRPSLRTILTSHCASRLLRAHLSSQAIEVEERGRRWNPDEGKKVLQHLREKSIMQKTTLEDAELHGEDGAPVPRRRWAEPSETALQMLANASLLSSDDITPRLPDEGRRRKRWRREPPERLLNLLRKVELSPSFSTFVIHKEGAGPLAGALSQPPGDDTDGPEQEVGADDDDERLRPRSDDDDTDFEEESPCDWMGHLEEVLKL; encoded by the exons ATGGAGAGTTATTCAGTGCACAAGGTCATCGGTGAAGGGTCTTTCGGTCGGGCTTTGTTAGTGCAGAGTAAAAAGACTCAGGAGAAGTATGTGCTCAAGGAAATACAGTTGCCAAAg AATGCGTCCAAACTGGAGAAGTCAAGAAGGGAAGCTGTGTTGTTGTCCACCATGAAGCATGAGAATATTGTGGCTTTCCGCGAGGCATTTGAAG CTGATGACCTCTTGTGTATTGTGATGGAGTACTGCAGCGGCGGAGATATCCTCCACAGGATCCGGCAACAGAAAACCAAGCAGTTCTGCATTGACAAT ATCTTGAAATGGTTTGCTCAGATGTGTGCCGGTGCCAAGCATATCCACGACAAGCGCATTTTGCACTGAGATCTCAAGtccaaa aacatttTCCTGACGGGTAACGGCACAGTCAAGCTCGGCGACTTTGGTTCGGCGTGTGTTCTGAACTG TCCAAAGGCGTATGCTCATACGTATGTTGGGACGCCGTATTACGTCGCCCCGGAGATCTGGGAAAACAAGCCGTACAACAATAAGAG TGACGTGTGGTCTCTGGGTTGTGTCCTCTATGAACTGTGCACCTTGCGACATCCG TTCCAGGCGCCCAGCTGGAAAAGTCTGATCTTGAAAGTGTGCCGCGGGGCGTACCCCCCGTTGCCCGGGCACCTGCCCCACGAGTTGCGGCTTCTGCTCAAGCAGATGTTCAAGACGGACCCCCGAGACCGACCGTCCCTGCGGACCATCCTGACCTCTCACTGCGCCTCCAGACTGTTGCGAGCGCATCTGTCCTCCCAG GCGATCGAGGTGGAGGAACGAGGGAGGCGGTGGAATCCTGATGAGGGGAAGAAAGTGCTTCAACATCTGAGGGAGAAGAGCATCAtgcaaaaaacaacattggAAG ATGCAGAGCTTCACGGCGAAGACGGAGCACCCGTCCCTCGAAGGCGGTGGGCCGAGCCCTCCGAGACGGCGCTGCAGATGTTGGCCAACGCCAGCCTCCTGTCGAGCGATGACATTACGCCGCGCCTTCCCGACGAGGGCCGGCGGCGTAAAAGATGGCGGCGAGAGCCTCCGGAGAGGCTGCTGAATCTTCTGCGGAAAGTCGAGCTGAGTCCAAGCTTCAGCACCTTCGTGATCCACAAAGAAG GCGCCGGTCCTCTGGCGGGTGCCCTCTCTCAGCCCCCGGGCGACGACACAGACGGCCCCGAACAGGAAGTCGGCGCGGACGATGACGACGAACGCCTGCGGCCGCGCTCCGATGACGACGACAC GGATTTTGAGGAAGAATCTCCCTGTGACTGGATGGGCCATTTGGAGGaagtgctgaagctgtga